One genomic window of uncultured delta proteobacterium includes the following:
- a CDS encoding putative Histidine kinase (Evidence 3 : Function proposed based on presence of conserved amino acid motif, structural feature or limited homology; Product type pe : putative enzyme) produces the protein METESELTASAQKLNDALARITKTPALTAGILKDATEVIAREGCLALGTTRVGIWRVNHEKKQLESITSYSALDHRHTVQENFPFLDRMYYIELLSTERLIIINDSSTDTVLPNLQETYGPELSSLLDAPIRVGGELVGVVCIEQFHTVRHWTMAEQNFASSLADFTALAMESAERHQAMQELAVSKRRTETLMSNLPGMVYQCLNDPPNFTFTFVSEGCLPLTGYAPEELLHNNALKFFDMIHPDDVGPLEEANKTTLSAGLPLETTFRMVMKDGSVKWIWERSRVVEFNANGTPRLLEGFYTDITEQRRLEAAELANRAKSEFLANMSHEIRTPMNAILGMADLAIRQNPPENTLEYLRNINAAANSLLTIINDILDFSKIEARAVEIVPEPYHVVSFINDVVTLINVRIGDKPIEFIIEDSPDLPCVLVGDCARLKQIMINLLTNAVKFTRSGSITLALEAVPVGDGGTVLLKGSVTDTGIGIKREDLPLLFENFSQLDTKKNRNVEGTGLGLAITKNLLELMGGSISVTSEYGKGSCFSFELVQTVADPAPAVRVGKNDRRVGVWLDNARKSDSLVRKLTALGVEARAVDGPGDFGGFTDIFFDYGNMEKIPVETLKDVRLIGLSRNYLDNQGTPANVYAVFVPLTSAATARLFEGDCAGSCCLAPAARCGLRVRNARVLVVDDNEMNLIIAQGILEEYGVQVETAVSGQDALRLVAENEYDIVFMDHMMPEMDGVEAAAFIRKMPGERFRALPIVALTANAVGDVRAMFLNSGMNDFLSKPLDVRELERSLREWLPGEKWEYSA, from the coding sequence ATGGAAACAGAGAGCGAACTAACCGCGAGCGCCCAAAAACTCAACGACGCGTTGGCAAGGATAACCAAAACGCCCGCCCTGACGGCCGGCATTCTCAAGGATGCAACCGAAGTCATCGCCAGAGAGGGGTGCCTGGCCCTGGGCACGACGCGGGTCGGCATCTGGCGGGTCAACCACGAAAAAAAGCAGCTGGAAAGCATCACCAGCTACAGCGCCCTGGACCACCGGCACACGGTACAGGAAAATTTTCCTTTTCTTGACAGGATGTACTATATTGAACTCTTGAGCACGGAACGCCTTATCATTATTAATGATTCCTCGACGGACACCGTTTTGCCGAACCTGCAGGAAACATACGGCCCCGAGCTCAGTTCCCTGCTGGACGCGCCGATCCGCGTCGGTGGGGAACTGGTGGGCGTCGTGTGCATCGAGCAGTTTCACACCGTGCGCCATTGGACCATGGCCGAGCAGAACTTCGCCAGTTCCCTGGCGGATTTCACCGCGCTCGCCATGGAATCCGCCGAACGCCACCAGGCCATGCAGGAGCTCGCCGTCAGCAAGCGGCGCACCGAAACGCTGATGTCCAACCTGCCGGGCATGGTCTATCAATGCCTCAACGACCCGCCGAATTTCACCTTCACCTTTGTCAGCGAAGGGTGCCTCCCGCTGACGGGATATGCGCCGGAAGAGCTGCTGCACAACAATGCGCTGAAATTTTTCGATATGATCCACCCCGACGACGTCGGGCCGCTGGAAGAGGCGAACAAGACGACGCTCTCCGCCGGGCTGCCTCTGGAAACGACCTTTCGCATGGTCATGAAGGACGGCAGCGTCAAATGGATATGGGAACGCAGCCGGGTCGTGGAATTTAACGCCAACGGCACGCCGCGTCTTCTGGAAGGGTTTTATACGGACATCACCGAGCAGCGGCGTCTGGAGGCGGCGGAACTCGCCAACCGGGCCAAGAGCGAGTTTCTGGCCAATATGAGCCACGAAATCCGCACGCCCATGAACGCGATTCTCGGCATGGCGGACCTGGCCATCCGGCAGAACCCGCCGGAAAATACGCTGGAATATCTGCGGAACATCAATGCGGCGGCCAATTCGCTCCTGACCATCATCAACGACATTCTGGATTTTTCCAAAATAGAGGCCAGAGCCGTTGAAATCGTTCCCGAACCGTATCACGTCGTTTCCTTTATCAATGACGTCGTGACGCTGATCAACGTCAGAATCGGGGACAAACCCATCGAATTCATCATCGAGGACAGCCCGGATCTTCCCTGCGTGCTTGTCGGCGACTGCGCCAGGCTCAAGCAGATCATGATAAACCTGCTGACCAACGCGGTAAAATTCACCCGTTCCGGCAGCATAACGCTGGCGCTGGAAGCCGTGCCCGTGGGCGACGGCGGCACCGTTCTGCTCAAAGGGAGCGTCACGGACACCGGCATAGGGATCAAGCGGGAAGACCTGCCCCTGCTTTTTGAAAACTTTTCCCAGCTTGATACAAAGAAAAACAGGAACGTGGAAGGCACGGGACTGGGGCTGGCCATCACGAAAAATCTGCTGGAGCTTATGGGCGGCAGCATTTCCGTCACAAGCGAGTACGGCAAGGGGTCGTGTTTTTCCTTTGAGCTCGTGCAAACCGTCGCCGACCCCGCGCCGGCCGTCCGGGTCGGCAAAAACGACCGCCGCGTCGGGGTCTGGCTGGACAACGCGCGCAAATCGGACAGCCTTGTGCGGAAATTGACCGCGCTGGGCGTGGAAGCCCGCGCCGTGGACGGGCCGGGCGATTTCGGCGGCTTTACGGATATCTTTTTCGATTACGGGAACATGGAAAAAATCCCGGTCGAAACGCTTAAGGACGTCCGCCTGATCGGCCTGTCGCGCAACTATCTGGATAACCAGGGGACGCCCGCGAACGTGTACGCGGTCTTCGTGCCCCTGACCTCCGCCGCGACAGCCAGACTTTTCGAGGGCGATTGCGCCGGATCCTGCTGCCTTGCGCCGGCTGCCCGGTGCGGGCTGCGTGTCCGCAACGCCAGAGTGCTGGTCGTTGACGACAACGAGATGAACCTGATCATCGCCCAGGGCATTCTGGAGGAATACGGCGTGCAGGTGGAGACGGCCGTATCCGGCCAGGATGCGCTGCGGCTCGTGGCGGAAAACGAGTATGACATCGTGTTCATGGACCACATGATGCCGGAAATGGACGGCGTGGAAGCCGCGGCCTTCATCCGGAAGATGCCGGGCGAGCGTTTCAGGGCCTTGCCGATCGTGGCGCTGACGGCAAACGCCGTCGGCGACGTCCGCGCGATGTTTCTGAACAGCGGCATGAACGATTTTCTCTCCAAGCCCCTGGACGTCCGCGAGCTTGAGCGGTCGCTCCGCGAGTGGCTCCCGGGGGAAAAGTGGGAGTACTCCGCGTAG
- a CDS encoding conserved hypothetical protein (Evidence 4 : Homologs of previously reported genes of unknown function) — MQYRQIGATGMTASIIGLGLEHLDRKPYAVVENTIHAALDHGITIMDAFMPGEEVRRNIGRALQGRRDKVLLQGHVCSVDINEQYDISRDLPTCKRYFEDLLRFLGTDYIDFGMLFFLDNEEAFTQVWENGILEYVQDLKQKGVVRAIGASSHNPAIARKVVETGVVDLLMFSINAAFDMTSAGTDVLDTLQDGFAGQQYEEGIDPARMALYRLCERNGVSITAMKPLGAGKLLSAEHTPFVRPMSVGQCLHYALTRPGVVSALAGCQSPEQVATAVAYLDMPDEDRDYTHILRESRGNMRGSCVYCSHCQPCPANIDIAAVNRYLDIALLDTENIPPSVRQHYGALAQRGADCIACGNCEERCPFAVPIIENMEQAAAIFGS, encoded by the coding sequence ATGCAGTACCGGCAGATCGGCGCCACGGGCATGACGGCCAGCATCATCGGCCTGGGCCTTGAGCACCTTGACCGCAAACCTTACGCGGTTGTGGAAAATACCATCCACGCGGCTCTGGACCACGGCATCACCATCATGGACGCGTTCATGCCGGGGGAGGAGGTCCGCCGCAACATCGGCAGGGCGCTGCAAGGCCGGCGGGACAAAGTGCTGCTCCAGGGGCACGTCTGCTCGGTGGACATCAACGAGCAGTATGACATCAGCCGCGATCTGCCCACCTGCAAGCGGTATTTTGAAGACCTGCTGCGGTTCCTGGGAACCGATTACATTGATTTCGGCATGCTGTTTTTCCTGGATAACGAGGAGGCATTCACGCAGGTTTGGGAGAACGGCATTCTTGAATACGTCCAGGATCTGAAACAAAAAGGCGTCGTCCGGGCCATCGGGGCCAGTTCCCATAACCCGGCGATCGCCCGCAAGGTCGTGGAGACCGGCGTCGTCGACCTGCTCATGTTCAGCATCAACGCGGCGTTCGATATGACGAGCGCCGGCACCGATGTCCTGGATACGCTGCAGGACGGTTTTGCCGGGCAACAGTACGAGGAGGGCATAGACCCGGCGCGGATGGCCCTGTACCGCCTTTGCGAGCGCAACGGCGTGAGCATTACCGCCATGAAGCCCCTTGGGGCCGGAAAGCTGCTGTCCGCCGAGCACACGCCGTTCGTCCGGCCCATGAGTGTCGGGCAGTGCCTGCACTATGCCCTGACCCGCCCGGGCGTGGTCAGCGCGCTTGCCGGGTGCCAGTCCCCCGAGCAGGTCGCGACGGCAGTCGCGTATCTGGATATGCCCGACGAAGACAGGGATTATACCCATATCCTGCGTGAAAGCCGGGGAAACATGCGGGGGAGCTGCGTCTATTGCAGCCATTGCCAGCCCTGTCCCGCGAACATTGATATCGCCGCCGTGAACCGGTACCTGGATATTGCCCTGCTGGACACGGAAAACATCCCGCCCAGCGTGCGGCAACACTACGGTGCGCTCGCGCAGCGCGGCGCGGACTGCATCGCCTGCGGCAACTGCGAGGAGCGCTGCCCCTTCGCCGTGCCCATCATCGAAAACATGGAGCAAGCGGCCGCAATCTTCGGATCATAA
- a CDS encoding ATPase, AAA family → MRRRSRGFSFSRPALTSRMKTSYDGRSLTCNTWIDIVSTNTFAGKPSFRGSADYVASPELINSVNIAMALQKPLLIKGEPGTGKTMLAQSIASALGKELIIWSIKSTTKAQDGLYVYDVVQRLYDSQFGGQGVDDIGKYIKLGKIGEAFSRDGQAILLIDEIDKADLEFPNDLLWELDQMEFYIPETKETVKAKNRPVVIITSNAEKELPDAFLRRCIFHYIEFPDQALMEEIVRVHFPDVENNLLAQAIEAFYRLREMYSIQKKPSTSELLDWVQALTLSGIDVAKITSELPFVGVLLKKDEDLAVVHAQR, encoded by the coding sequence ATGCGAAGGAGAAGCCGCGGCTTCTCCTTTTCGCGTCCGGCATTGACAAGCCGTATGAAAACTTCCTATGACGGGCGATCGTTAACTTGTAACACCTGGATAGACATCGTGAGCACGAATACGTTTGCCGGCAAACCCTCTTTCCGGGGCAGCGCGGACTATGTGGCTTCGCCGGAACTGATAAACTCCGTCAACATTGCCATGGCGCTGCAAAAGCCGTTGCTGATAAAGGGCGAGCCCGGAACCGGGAAAACAATGCTGGCCCAGTCCATTGCGTCAGCCCTGGGCAAGGAATTGATTATCTGGAGCATCAAATCCACCACCAAAGCGCAGGACGGCCTGTACGTCTACGACGTCGTGCAGCGGCTGTACGACAGCCAGTTCGGCGGGCAGGGCGTGGACGATATCGGCAAATACATCAAGCTCGGCAAAATCGGCGAAGCGTTCAGCCGGGACGGCCAGGCCATTCTGCTGATTGACGAGATCGACAAGGCGGACCTGGAATTTCCCAACGATCTTCTGTGGGAACTGGACCAGATGGAATTCTACATTCCGGAAACCAAGGAAACGGTCAAGGCCAAAAACCGGCCCGTGGTCATCATTACCTCCAACGCCGAAAAGGAACTGCCGGACGCGTTTTTACGGCGCTGCATCTTCCATTACATCGAATTCCCGGACCAGGCCCTGATGGAAGAGATCGTGCGCGTGCATTTTCCGGATGTGGAAAACAACCTTCTCGCCCAGGCGATTGAAGCGTTTTACCGCCTGCGGGAAATGTACTCCATCCAGAAGAAGCCGAGCACATCGGAACTCCTGGATTGGGTCCAGGCCCTGACCTTGAGCGGGATTGATGTTGCGAAAATTACGAGCGAGCTGCCGTTCGTCGGCGTCCTTTTGAAAAAAGATGAAGACCTCGCGGTCGTGCACGCGCAGCGGTAA
- a CDS encoding conserved hypothetical protein (Evidence 4 : Homologs of previously reported genes of unknown function): MFGSFFYLLRARGLDVSLSEWLTLVEAMDKGLSNAGFTQFYYLARSVLVKSEVDYDKFDRVFLEFFKDIAFEDGAMPQELLDWLNKPDYEKRGDLGRGERVLSLSNETITRMFKERLLEQKEEHNGGTYWIGTDGASPFGNAGESQKGIRVGGASEKRMAMAVAGERRFRDFRDDATLNTRSFQLAFRRLRQFSNRVDAPRTELNINDTIRATCDNFGHLKLVFDKPRKNTVKLMLLMDSGGSMDSYSSLCASLFQAVSKSNHFRDLKVYYFHNCIKTHLYTTPRISYRESLKTDWVLNNLDGEYRVIIVGDALMDSSELMGSGYFAYKRDVPSGLQWLRRFKERYRHLVWLTPEDNDSLANTFWGESYLILKREVDMHTLTVENLTSVIKKLMVAR; the protein is encoded by the coding sequence ATGTTCGGGTCCTTTTTTTACTTGCTCCGCGCGCGGGGGCTGGATGTTTCCCTCAGCGAATGGCTGACCTTGGTCGAAGCCATGGACAAGGGGCTTTCCAACGCGGGATTCACCCAGTTTTATTACCTTGCCCGGTCCGTTCTTGTGAAAAGCGAAGTGGATTACGACAAGTTCGACCGGGTGTTCCTGGAGTTTTTCAAGGATATCGCGTTCGAGGACGGCGCGATGCCCCAGGAACTCCTGGACTGGCTGAACAAGCCCGATTACGAAAAACGCGGTGACCTGGGACGCGGCGAGAGGGTCCTTTCCTTGAGCAACGAGACCATCACCCGCATGTTCAAGGAACGGCTCCTCGAGCAGAAAGAAGAGCACAACGGTGGAACCTACTGGATAGGCACGGACGGCGCGTCGCCTTTCGGTAACGCCGGGGAAAGCCAGAAGGGCATCCGGGTGGGCGGCGCATCCGAGAAGCGCATGGCCATGGCGGTCGCGGGCGAACGGCGGTTCCGCGATTTCCGCGACGACGCGACGCTCAACACCCGGAGTTTCCAGCTGGCGTTTCGCCGGTTGCGCCAGTTTTCCAACAGGGTGGACGCGCCCAGGACCGAGCTGAATATCAACGATACCATCCGGGCGACCTGCGACAACTTCGGGCACCTCAAGTTGGTTTTTGACAAGCCGCGTAAAAATACGGTCAAGCTGATGCTCCTGATGGACTCGGGCGGTTCCATGGACTCCTACAGCAGCTTGTGCGCCTCGCTCTTCCAGGCTGTCAGCAAGTCGAACCACTTCAGGGACCTGAAGGTTTATTACTTCCACAACTGCATCAAAACCCACCTGTATACGACCCCCCGGATTTCTTACAGGGAGTCCCTCAAGACCGATTGGGTCCTGAACAACCTTGACGGCGAATACAGGGTCATCATCGTGGGCGACGCGCTGATGGATTCCTCCGAGTTGATGGGCAGCGGGTATTTCGCCTACAAGCGGGACGTGCCGAGCGGCCTGCAATGGCTGCGGCGGTTCAAGGAGCGGTACCGCCATCTGGTCTGGTTGACCCCGGAGGACAACGACTCGCTGGCGAATACATTCTGGGGGGAGTCGTACCTTATCCTTAAACGCGAAGTGGACATGCATACGCTGACGGTCGAGAATCTGACCTCCGTGATAAAAAAACTTATGGTGGCGCGGTAA
- a CDS encoding transposase — protein MKDTDLYFRILGLTEPWFVEAVELDTAEGRVDIRVEHGPGVRWFCPTCGRELACRDHVEPRVWRHLDTCQFKTFLHARIPRVDCPEHGVLQVNVPWAESKARFTILMERLIIDVLTECATVTGARRILRITWDEAWGVMERAVRRGRERKQSNPSRYLGVDEKAFRKGHDYVTVVCDLIGSTVEYVADERKAESLEGYYLQFTKAQLERIKAVAMDMWEPYFKATLKHVPDAAGKIVHDRFHVMKHVGEAVDRVRKQEHRELTSQDDHRLKGTKFLWLYREENLPDKHRPALEALKTANLKVAKAWAMKESLNDVWKYLSTGWARRFVKRWLVWVNRSDLAPMRKVGGLIQRHLENILTFCRHRITNGVAEGLNSKIMAIKRKACGYRNREHFKTAIYFFCGGLDLYPASS, from the coding sequence ATGAAGGATACGGACCTATATTTTCGGATTCTGGGGCTGACCGAGCCCTGGTTTGTTGAGGCTGTTGAACTGGACACGGCGGAAGGTCGGGTAGACATCCGCGTGGAGCATGGTCCTGGTGTTCGCTGGTTTTGCCCTACTTGTGGTCGAGAGCTGGCTTGCCGCGACCATGTCGAGCCTCGTGTCTGGCGCCATCTGGACACGTGCCAGTTCAAGACGTTCCTGCATGCTCGGATTCCCCGAGTGGACTGCCCCGAGCATGGCGTCCTTCAGGTCAACGTGCCTTGGGCCGAGTCCAAGGCACGTTTCACCATATTGATGGAGCGATTGATCATCGACGTGCTGACCGAGTGCGCCACCGTAACAGGAGCGCGGCGCATCCTGCGCATCACCTGGGACGAAGCATGGGGTGTCATGGAAAGGGCGGTGCGCCGGGGCCGGGAGCGCAAGCAATCGAATCCCTCGCGGTATCTTGGCGTTGACGAGAAGGCATTCCGCAAGGGGCACGACTATGTGACCGTGGTTTGTGATCTGATCGGCAGCACGGTGGAGTATGTGGCCGACGAGCGTAAGGCCGAAAGCCTTGAGGGGTACTACCTTCAGTTCACCAAGGCTCAGTTGGAGCGGATCAAGGCCGTGGCCATGGACATGTGGGAGCCCTATTTTAAAGCTACGCTCAAACATGTGCCGGACGCGGCGGGGAAAATAGTTCACGATCGGTTCCACGTCATGAAACACGTAGGCGAGGCTGTGGACCGGGTACGCAAGCAAGAGCACCGCGAACTCACAAGTCAGGATGACCATCGACTCAAGGGCACGAAATTCCTCTGGCTATACCGGGAGGAGAATCTGCCGGACAAACACCGGCCAGCCCTGGAGGCCTTGAAGACAGCGAACCTCAAGGTGGCCAAGGCCTGGGCCATGAAGGAAAGCCTGAACGACGTCTGGAAGTACCTGAGCACGGGATGGGCCAGACGTTTTGTGAAGCGATGGCTGGTCTGGGTGAACAGGTCAGATCTTGCCCCAATGCGCAAAGTGGGCGGACTGATTCAGAGACATCTTGAGAACATCCTGACCTTCTGCCGCCACAGGATCACCAACGGCGTGGCCGAGGGCCTCAACAGCAAGATCATGGCCATCAAGAGGAAGGCTTGCGGTTATAGGAACCGGGAGCATTTCAAGACAGCCATCTACTTCTTCTGTGGTGGTCTGGACCTCTACCCGGCCAGTTCCTGA
- a CDS encoding conserved hypothetical protein (Evidence 4 : Homologs of previously reported genes of unknown function), producing MAETPTAPEEAKGADNQFDRLFDAAGCRTQAELADLLGIRQSSIAVAKRRNRLPSDWLLKILRLRNINPDWIIFGSGAKFLLPSETRETPNPPQEAPPVRALDGLIMSRILGCFRARDLQSELVRRKKTGIRFAGDKSNQRA from the coding sequence GTGGCTGAAACTCCTACTGCACCGGAAGAAGCAAAGGGTGCGGACAATCAATTCGATCGCTTGTTTGACGCCGCGGGTTGCCGGACGCAAGCGGAACTTGCCGACCTTCTCGGCATCCGCCAGTCTTCCATTGCGGTGGCAAAGCGCCGCAACAGGCTGCCTTCCGATTGGTTGCTCAAAATTTTGCGGTTGCGCAATATCAACCCCGACTGGATTATCTTCGGCTCCGGGGCGAAATTTCTTTTACCCAGCGAAACGCGGGAAACCCCAAACCCGCCGCAGGAAGCGCCGCCCGTACGGGCGCTGGATGGCTTGATTATGAGCAGGATTCTGGGATGCTTCCGCGCCAGGGATCTGCAAAGCGAACTGGTCAGACGCAAAAAAACCGGCATACGGTTTGCCGGGGATAAAAGCAACCAGCGCGCTTGA
- a CDS encoding hypothetical protein (Evidence 5 : No homology to any previously reported sequences): MIHTIYKNISFSVHMLKLHHILRRNIDGSRRVTAYFYKTIHISKQWSPSCRSKNPILSTGVSTSGKLHCRRPAKNVARRCRRTCG; the protein is encoded by the coding sequence ATGATTCATACCATATACAAAAACATAAGTTTTTCCGTGCATATGCTCAAATTACATCATATCCTGCGTAGAAACATTGACGGCTCCCGTCGAGTTACGGCATACTTTTATAAGACGATACATATATCCAAACAGTGGTCGCCGTCTTGCCGCTCGAAAAACCCGATCCTTTCCACGGGTGTTTCCACGAGTGGAAAATTGCATTGCCGGCGACCGGCCAAGAACGTGGCGAGACGTTGCCGGAGAACTTGTGGCTGA
- the sodC gene encoding superoxide dismutase, Cu, Zn (Evidence 2a : Function of homologous gene experimentally demonstrated in an other organism; PubMedId : 7589534, 7786035, 7929223, 8626323, 9003353, 9405149; Product type e : enzyme) produces the protein MKYLTVLACAALSLTLGFWAASATAADSLTADMFLVDGKGETLRIGTVVFTDTNSGLAIKTDLNGLPPGAHGFHIHEKGSCEPAEKDGKMTPAGAAGGHYDPQKTGKHLGPGGGGHAGDLPALIVAPDGTAKETMDIGGLTTTDIKGRAIMVHAGGDNYSDMPVELGGGGARLACGVIR, from the coding sequence ATGAAATATTTGACCGTCCTGGCTTGCGCCGCGCTCAGCCTCACCCTGGGCTTCTGGGCAGCGAGCGCCACCGCGGCCGATTCCCTCACCGCCGACATGTTTCTCGTGGATGGCAAGGGCGAGACGCTGCGCATAGGCACCGTCGTTTTCACCGACACCAACTCCGGATTGGCAATAAAAACCGACCTGAACGGGCTGCCTCCCGGCGCACACGGCTTTCACATTCACGAAAAAGGCTCCTGTGAGCCTGCGGAAAAAGACGGCAAAATGACTCCCGCCGGTGCTGCCGGAGGCCACTACGATCCTCAAAAAACGGGCAAACATCTCGGACCCGGAGGCGGCGGCCATGCAGGCGACTTGCCTGCCCTGATAGTAGCCCCCGACGGCACAGCCAAGGAAACCATGGATATCGGCGGTCTTACCACAACGGATATTAAAGGGCGGGCCATAATGGTTCATGCCGGTGGCGACAATTATTCCGATATGCCCGTTGAGCTCGGCGGCGGCGGCGCGCGGCTGGCCTGCGGTGTCATTCGCTAG
- a CDS encoding conserved exported hypothetical protein (Evidence 4 : Homologs of previously reported genes of unknown function), which produces MRCLIDTNILISAALFPASVPAQAFFKAVTPPHDAVVCDYSFDEMRRVFNRKFPNRIPDFERFVSTMALSVDIVATPPEGEEEAQGDEAKIRDMKDRPIYRAAVAAKVDAILTGDKDFLESGIIQPAMLTVAEFMRTA; this is translated from the coding sequence ATGCGGTGTTTGATTGATACCAATATTCTGATTTCCGCCGCATTGTTCCCCGCCAGCGTCCCGGCACAGGCATTTTTCAAGGCGGTGACGCCGCCGCATGATGCCGTTGTATGTGATTATTCCTTTGATGAAATGCGCCGAGTTTTTAACCGGAAATTCCCAAACAGAATACCGGACTTTGAGCGTTTCGTCTCAACAATGGCCCTTTCCGTAGATATTGTCGCCACGCCCCCGGAAGGCGAAGAAGAGGCGCAAGGGGATGAAGCAAAAATCCGCGATATGAAGGACCGCCCGATCTATCGCGCAGCAGTCGCCGCCAAGGTAGACGCCATACTCACCGGCGATAAGGATTTTCTTGAATCGGGCATTATACAACCCGCAATGCTTACCGTAGCCGAATTTATGCGGACAGCCTGA
- a CDS encoding Transcriptional regulator, AbrB family: MQNILVDNAKVMSKGQITLPKDIREALGVKTGDRVTLIRQDNQVIMMNSAVYAMKMLQTAMEGEAEKAGLRSDEDVTQLLMDMRAEDND; this comes from the coding sequence ATGCAAAACATTCTTGTCGATAACGCCAAGGTCATGTCGAAAGGACAGATAACCTTGCCGAAAGACATTCGGGAAGCCCTGGGCGTCAAGACAGGCGACCGCGTCACGCTGATCAGGCAGGACAACCAGGTTATAATGATGAATTCCGCTGTTTATGCCATGAAGATGTTGCAGACGGCCATGGAAGGCGAAGCGGAAAAGGCCGGGTTGCGCTCGGATGAAGATGTTACGCAACTGCTCATGGATATGCGGGCCGAGGACAATGACTGA